GCAACTAATGCTTGTCCCTGCAACACAAAAAAACCCTAATGCTGTTCATTTCTTGATTCCTACATTGCTTTTCTCCCCTGAGAGCGACATGCTCCCGGCCGTGAACGAACGTACGAACCTCCGTCCGTCCGTCCATGTCTTGTGTGTGTGCAAAATCACTTGCTTTATCCAGGGTTTGGTGGTGCTAAAGAAAATAAAGTTGAAGTGTAGTGTAGGTGCACCCTCTCCAACGGGGATCTCCCAACACACTCGGACAGTGGCAAGTAGCGTAGCAACCACCCTCACCAACAAAGCGTCCGCAGCAGCCCACCTGACCCCCGACCTAAGACCCCATTACATATGCCCTCCTCTACCCAACACCATCTCGATCTCACTCCCTCTCGCATCATGAGCTACCTCCTCTCCTACATCTCCAAGATGCTCTGCATCAAGACGCCGTCGTCGGAGGAGGCGGCGAAGCATCCGGCGGCCGGCGAGGAGTGCTGCGTCTGCCTCTCGAGGATCCGCGCCGGCGAGGCCACCAGGCGGCTCCCGTGCGAGCACGCCTTCCACCGGGACTGCGTCGACCGGTGGCTCGCGCTCTGCAAGCGGACGTGCCCGCTCTGCCGGGTGTACGTCGCCGACGGCAACGGCAGGCAAGCCGCGGCCAAGCACGCCGGCGAGGGCGCCCTGGCCGACGACCTCGTCATCTGGTTCTCCACCATGCTCGTCCCAGGGTTCTGAGACAGATCGACGACGATGTTTCTTTTCGCTCTTCGCTCCTCGTGTTTTCTCATGACACATGTAGCTAGGGCTCTAGGTAGCAAACGTTCTTGCAAGTTTTGTATTTGAGGTTTATCCCTCTACGAATGTGGGTGTAAATAAGAAGCAGATCGACCTTCTACTAACCTTAATTTTGGATACATATGCATGCTATAGATGTGTATTACTCACTGCATGGAAGAttggaaaaaatatttcaaactgtATCTCTCGCTGTAAAGCTCAGCGCCGCGACTAACGCGTCGCCTTTAGAGATaaagaaacagaaacttttgcacgttCCTAATTTTTAGTCCCGCCTTTTGGAGCACAAAAATATTAGCTAGCGGTGGTTAGCCCATGACCAATTCGACCATATACTCTAATCTTTCCGAAAGTCATGAGAAAATTCTTTTTTTTTTgtaacaagtactccctctgtcccataatataaggacgtttttgacactagttttTTTAGGGGGCTAAAAAAGTTAACATTCCAATTATCTTGAAACTGATTGTGCATTTATGTCTTCTTTCCTTGCAAAAGAAAGTTTGACAGTTCGCCGCTGTTTGACCTCAAGAAGGAAGTGTTTGGCATCATCAAGTGTCTGAACAACTTCAAGTTGTCTAAAATTAATAGGAAGGCCAATGTAGCGACGCATGAGattgctttttttttttgcgaggggaTTGCTAAGTTCACTTTTGATAGTAGATCGGACGGTCTTCTTTTAATAGTTGTGTGTGACACTTGCTGTTATGAACGGTTGTAATGACATTTTATTTAAGCACTCTATGGAGAGGTGTTTAAAAAAACCATAGAGTTATAGTTGAGAggcaaaagatcctaaaaaaaaaCAGTTTTGTGACGGGTCGAAATAGCAATACATACTTGTGTTAGCAAGTACCCGCAAAAAGAAGTTGTGttagcaagagagaacaaaaaagaATGAAGCTTTACCTTGGATGGTCGCAGGTGTGAAAAATTTGGGGACAACTATGCCCAGAGAGTAACAACTTGTAATTTGGGACTATGTAACAAACTTTGTTTTCTCTTAATTAATGAATGAGGCGAAAAAATTTGACCTGTACACACACTTTCACCCAAGCCAACCCCACGAAACAGCTACATGTCTTGAGGTCGGATGGCTGGATACACAGTGAGACTTCTTTTTTTTtcggaaaaactttcaatctattcatctttaatcatggtagtacaacggacactataaataataaaaattacatccagaactgtagaccacctagcaacgactacaagcactgaagtgagccgaaggcacgccgctgtcatcgcccctccctcgccagagccgggcaaacattgttgtagtagacagtcgggaagtcgtcgtgctaaggccccatggaaccgacgcaccagaacagcaaccgccgcagatgaagaatgtagatcaaaaggatccaacctgaagacacacgaacgaagacgaacaacgaacagatccgagcaaatccaccaaagacagatccgccggagacacacctccacacgcccaccgatgatgctacACACATCACTGGAACGGGGACTagacggggagacctttattccatcttcagggagccgccgccgtcttgccgtcctgagcaggacacaaaccctaacaaagcttgAAAAAAGATATGAAAGCGGAGCCCTCCCAtcggcaagggccgagatccactccgcctccatggccctaaggccaccggagacgggaTGGACCGGTGCCGGCGCCGATGGGAGGCAAAGAACCCTAGTTTTGGGGAGGCGGCGG
The window above is part of the Triticum aestivum cultivar Chinese Spring chromosome 2A, IWGSC CS RefSeq v2.1, whole genome shotgun sequence genome. Proteins encoded here:
- the LOC123184495 gene encoding RING-H2 finger protein ATL66-like codes for the protein MSYLLSYISKMLCIKTPSSEEAAKHPAAGEECCVCLSRIRAGEATRRLPCEHAFHRDCVDRWLALCKRTCPLCRVYVADGNGRQAAAKHAGEGALADDLVIWFSTMLVPGF